From Streptomyces yatensis, one genomic window encodes:
- a CDS encoding ATP-dependent helicase, which yields MLRHRPEPGTLPVLDARQRAVVEHRGGPLLVLAGPGTGKTTTLVEAVARRVREGADPERLLVLTFSRKAAVELRDRMAARLGGASAPRATTFHSYCYALVRAHQDVDLFVDPLRLLSGPEQDVVVRELLAGQAELAREGRASVRWPDDLRACLTTRGFADEVRAVLARSRELGLGPRALGEFAERTGRPDWSAAAGFLAEYLDVLDAQGVLDYAELVHRAVLLAGRPEVAAELAGRYDAVFVDEYQDTDVAQGRLLGALAGGGRTLLAFGDPDQSIYAFRGADVGGILRFREDFPRADGRPADMEVLTVSRRSGAALLAATRRITGRMPLTRLPARAVRAHRELAAVRDGGRAEAYTYPTAGAELDNVADILRRAHLEDGVPWREMAVLVRAGGRSIPGVRRALTSAGVPVEVDGDDIPLRHEPAVAPLLTALRAAATAALPDSGGLSAVLGVETALTLLTSPLGGMDAADLRRLGRALREEERSAGRTVPRPSDVLLAEALAEPERLAVHDPAYARGAQRLGLLLRTAREALARGGTAEQALWRLWDGTSWPGRLERAAQRGGTAGRNADRDLDAVCALFETAARAEERTGGRGALNFLEEIDAQDIAADTLSRRMVRPDAVRLMTAHRSKGLEWALVVVAGVQEGLWPDLRRRGSLLEADRIGRDGLAEPLPPGALLAEERRLFYVAATRAKERLVVTAVKAASEDGDQPSRFLAELGVPPTDVTQRPRRPLSVAALVAELRATTVDPDASEALRDAAARRLARLAALRDEEGRPLVPAAHPHRWWGLHEPTHSEVPLRDRDRPVALSGSALDQLVNTCSLQWFLGREVKADAPSTAAQGFGNVVHVLADEVASGRTPADLAVLMERLDSVWDALAFDAPWKSRQEKEQARAALERFLHWHVMERGGRTPVATEHSFDVTLEADVYKVRIRGSMDRVETDGEGRAYVVDFKTGKQTVSRGDVEHHPQLAAYQLAVREGAVDDLFEGGRPEPGGAELVQLRQGAARKDGGDEIPKVQAQEPPDGEWVGQLLATAAGRVLDERFTPTTGDHCERCAFRGACSARAEGRHVVD from the coding sequence CTGCTCCGTCATCGGCCGGAGCCAGGAACCCTTCCTGTCCTGGACGCACGGCAGCGCGCTGTGGTTGAGCATCGGGGCGGTCCATTGCTGGTGCTCGCCGGGCCCGGCACGGGCAAGACGACGACGCTCGTGGAGGCGGTGGCCCGCCGGGTGCGCGAGGGCGCGGACCCCGAGCGGCTCCTGGTGCTCACCTTCAGCCGTAAGGCCGCCGTCGAGCTGCGCGACCGCATGGCCGCGCGCCTGGGCGGCGCGAGCGCCCCGCGGGCCACGACCTTCCACTCCTACTGCTACGCCCTGGTCCGCGCCCACCAGGACGTCGACCTCTTCGTCGATCCGCTGCGGCTGCTCTCCGGACCGGAGCAGGACGTCGTCGTCAGGGAGCTGCTCGCCGGTCAGGCAGAGCTGGCGCGCGAGGGCCGGGCCTCCGTCCGCTGGCCCGACGACCTGCGCGCCTGCCTGACCACCCGGGGCTTCGCCGACGAGGTGCGCGCGGTGCTCGCCCGCAGCCGGGAGCTGGGCCTGGGCCCGCGGGCGCTGGGGGAGTTCGCCGAGCGCACCGGGCGCCCCGACTGGTCCGCCGCGGCCGGTTTCCTCGCCGAGTACCTCGACGTCCTGGACGCCCAGGGGGTGCTGGACTACGCGGAGCTGGTGCACCGCGCGGTGCTGCTCGCCGGTCGGCCGGAGGTCGCGGCCGAGCTGGCGGGGCGGTACGACGCCGTGTTCGTCGACGAGTACCAGGACACCGACGTGGCCCAGGGCCGGCTGCTGGGGGCGCTCGCGGGCGGCGGCCGGACCCTGCTCGCCTTCGGCGACCCCGATCAGTCGATCTACGCCTTCCGGGGCGCCGACGTGGGCGGCATCCTCCGCTTCCGCGAGGACTTCCCGCGGGCGGACGGCCGGCCCGCCGACATGGAGGTGCTCACCGTCTCCCGCCGTTCGGGGGCCGCCCTGCTCGCGGCCACCCGGCGGATCACCGGCCGGATGCCGCTCACCCGGCTGCCCGCGCGAGCCGTAAGGGCGCATCGGGAACTCGCGGCCGTCCGCGACGGCGGCCGCGCCGAGGCGTACACGTACCCCACCGCGGGCGCCGAGCTCGACAACGTGGCCGACATCCTGCGCCGCGCCCATCTGGAGGACGGGGTGCCATGGCGCGAGATGGCCGTCCTGGTGCGCGCCGGGGGGCGCTCGATCCCCGGGGTGCGCCGGGCGCTCACCTCGGCGGGCGTCCCCGTCGAGGTGGACGGCGATGACATCCCGCTGCGCCATGAGCCCGCCGTGGCCCCCCTGCTGACCGCGCTGCGCGCCGCCGCCACGGCCGCGCTGCCGGACAGCGGCGGGCTGTCCGCGGTCCTCGGCGTCGAGACCGCACTGACCCTGCTCACCTCGCCGCTGGGCGGTATGGACGCCGCCGATCTGCGCCGCCTGGGCCGTGCGCTGCGCGAGGAGGAGCGGTCCGCCGGACGCACGGTGCCGCGCCCCTCCGACGTCCTGCTCGCCGAGGCGCTCGCCGAGCCGGAGCGGCTGGCCGTCCACGACCCGGCGTACGCACGCGGCGCCCAGCGGCTCGGGCTGCTGCTGCGTACCGCCCGGGAGGCACTGGCCCGGGGCGGCACCGCCGAACAGGCGCTGTGGCGGCTGTGGGACGGCACCTCCTGGCCCGGCCGGCTGGAGCGGGCCGCGCAGCGCGGCGGCACCGCCGGGCGAAACGCGGACCGCGACCTCGACGCGGTGTGCGCGCTGTTCGAGACCGCCGCCCGCGCCGAGGAGCGCACCGGCGGCCGCGGCGCCCTCAACTTCCTGGAGGAGATCGACGCCCAGGACATCGCCGCCGACACCCTCTCCCGCCGGATGGTCCGCCCCGACGCCGTACGGCTGATGACCGCCCACCGCTCCAAGGGGCTCGAATGGGCCCTGGTGGTCGTCGCGGGGGTACAGGAGGGGCTGTGGCCGGATCTGCGGCGGCGCGGCTCGCTCCTGGAGGCCGACCGGATCGGCCGGGACGGGCTGGCCGAGCCGCTGCCGCCGGGCGCGCTGCTGGCCGAGGAGCGGCGGCTGTTCTACGTGGCGGCGACCCGCGCCAAGGAACGGCTCGTGGTCACCGCCGTCAAGGCCGCCTCCGAGGACGGGGACCAGCCCTCCCGATTCCTCGCCGAACTGGGCGTCCCGCCCACCGACGTCACCCAGCGGCCGCGCCGCCCGCTGTCCGTCGCCGCGCTCGTCGCCGAGCTGCGTGCCACCACCGTCGACCCGGACGCCTCGGAGGCGCTGCGCGACGCTGCCGCGCGCCGGCTGGCGCGGCTCGCGGCGCTGCGCGACGAGGAGGGCCGGCCGCTGGTCCCGGCCGCCCACCCGCACCGCTGGTGGGGGCTGCACGAGCCGACCCACAGCGAGGTCCCGCTGCGCGACCGGGACCGGCCCGTGGCGCTGTCCGGCAGCGCGCTCGACCAGCTCGTCAACACCTGCTCGCTCCAGTGGTTCCTGGGGCGCGAGGTGAAGGCCGACGCGCCCTCGACGGCCGCCCAGGGCTTCGGCAACGTCGTGCACGTCCTGGCCGACGAGGTCGCCTCCGGCCGCACCCCGGCCGATCTCGCGGTCCTCATGGAGCGCCTGGACTCCGTATGGGACGCGCTCGCCTTCGACGCCCCCTGGAAGTCACGGCAGGAGAAGGAGCAGGCACGGGCGGCCCTGGAGCGCTTTCTGCACTGGCATGTGATGGAGCGCGGCGGCCGCACCCCGGTCGCCACCGAGCACTCCTTCGACGTCACGCTCGAAGCCGACGTCTATAAGGTGCGCATCCGCGGCAGCATGGACCGCGTCGAGACGGATGGCGAGGGGCGCGCCTACGTCGTCGACTTCAAGACCGGCAAGCAGACCGTGAGCCGCGGCGATGTCGAGCACCACCCCCAGCTGGCGGCCTATCAGCTGGCGGTGCGCGAGGGCGCCGTCGACGACCTCTTCGAGGGCGGGCGCCCCGAGCCGGGCGGCGCGGAGCTCGTCCAGCTGCGGCAGGGAGCCGCCAGGAAGGACGGCGGCGACGAGATCCCCAAGGTCCAGGCCCAGGAGCCGCCGGACGGGGAGTGGGTGGGGCAGCTGCTCGCCACCGCGGCCGGGCGCGTCCTCGACGAGCGGTTCACCCCGACCACGGGCGACCACTGCGAGCGCTGCGCCTTCCGCGGCGCGTGCAGCGCCCGGGCGGAGGGGCGCCATGTGGTCGACTGA
- a CDS encoding MGMT family protein: MSRVSGESGEPADGDGAHELPEYAERVLDVAESIPSGRVMTYGDVAEWLEEGGPRQVGRVMALYGGAVPWWRVVRADGVLLPGHELRALDHYREEGTPLREAARSAEGHVPRIDMARARWDGGGQDHGR, from the coding sequence ATGAGCCGAGTGAGTGGGGAGAGCGGGGAGCCGGCGGACGGGGACGGCGCCCACGAGCTGCCCGAGTACGCCGAGCGGGTGCTGGACGTGGCCGAGTCGATTCCCTCCGGCCGGGTGATGACCTACGGGGACGTCGCGGAATGGCTGGAGGAGGGCGGGCCGCGCCAGGTGGGGCGGGTGATGGCGCTCTACGGGGGCGCCGTGCCGTGGTGGCGGGTGGTGCGCGCGGACGGTGTGCTGCTGCCCGGCCACGAGCTGCGCGCTCTTGACCACTATCGCGAGGAGGGCACCCCGCTGCGCGAGGCGGCGCGCTCGGCCGAGGGCCATGTGCCGCGGATCGACATGGCCAGGGCGCGGTGGGACGGGGGCGGGCAGGACCACGGCCGGTAG
- a CDS encoding lysylphosphatidylglycerol synthase transmembrane domain-containing protein: MIRDQEETAKQQGAQPPEEEARTPESLPHSKAPSGGRQEPPEAGDDCGPDGPEGHVDRVSGDEPLLPARVHRPADLLRLLLGVLGMAVVLAIAAFAHGTTAGLEKDIGHGANQAPPLLIDFAGLTAGVAVLVLPVAFAFERLIKRDGLRIADGVLAAVLAHGVSLATDLWVARAAPDSIREALTQPAPGGAFSDPVHGYLAPVIAYMTAVGMARRPRWRVAMWCVLLLDAFAVLVGGYTTPFSIILTVLIGWAVAYGTLYAVGSPNVRPTGQNLLGGLRRVGFNPVSAMRAEEPEDEHGGHGDRSRRYLVTLEDGPPLDVTVVDREQQAQGFFYGVWQRLTLRTITPPRSLQSLRQALEQEALLAYAAIAAGANAAKLIATSELGPDAVMLVYEHVGGRPLHALPDEAITDELLAGAWHQVQALQSRRIAHRRLDSDALLVDRNGTVILTDLRGGEIAAGDVVLRMDVAQLLTTLGLRVGAERSVAAAVAVLGPDAVADSLPLLQPLALGRGTRATLRQLARERAQRQRDAVLEASHAAKEAKEAREAEETAQEAGATEAATSDRRTSKAEKQAEKRAIEEAMEDAREEDLLSQIRQQVLLVRPQAPIEPERLERIKPRTLVSFCAGAFAAYFLLSQFTHLKLGALVGEANWIWVVFALVFSALTYLAAALSLLGFVPEKVPLPRTVLAQVAASFVKLVAPAAVGGVALNTRFLQRAGVRPGLAVASVGASQLFGLASHIVLLLTFGYITGTERTPALSPSRTVIAGLLTAAVLVLVVTAIPVLRKFVSTRVRSLFAGVVPRMLDVLQRPKKLLTGIGGTLLLTAANVMCLDSAIRAFGGELSYASIAVVFLAGNALGSAAPTPGGVGAVEAALIAGLTFAGLPYETAAPAVLLFRLMVFWLPVLPGWVAFTHLTRKEAL, encoded by the coding sequence GTGATACGAGATCAAGAAGAGACGGCGAAGCAGCAGGGTGCGCAGCCTCCGGAGGAGGAGGCCCGCACCCCGGAGTCGTTGCCGCACTCCAAGGCGCCGTCCGGCGGCCGGCAGGAGCCCCCGGAGGCGGGGGATGACTGCGGCCCGGACGGACCGGAGGGCCATGTGGACCGGGTCTCCGGGGACGAGCCGCTGCTGCCCGCCCGTGTCCACCGCCCCGCCGATCTGCTGCGGCTGCTGCTCGGGGTCCTCGGCATGGCCGTCGTCCTGGCCATCGCGGCCTTCGCCCACGGCACCACCGCGGGTCTGGAGAAGGACATCGGGCACGGCGCCAACCAGGCGCCCCCACTCCTGATCGACTTCGCGGGGCTCACGGCCGGGGTGGCCGTCCTCGTCCTGCCGGTGGCCTTCGCCTTCGAGCGGCTGATCAAACGGGACGGGCTGCGGATCGCCGACGGCGTGCTGGCCGCGGTGCTGGCCCACGGGGTGTCGCTCGCCACGGACCTCTGGGTCGCCAGGGCCGCCCCCGACTCGATCCGCGAAGCGCTCACCCAGCCCGCGCCCGGCGGCGCCTTCAGCGACCCCGTGCACGGCTATCTCGCCCCCGTCATCGCCTATATGACGGCCGTCGGCATGGCCCGGCGCCCGCGCTGGCGGGTGGCCATGTGGTGCGTCCTGCTGCTCGACGCCTTCGCGGTGCTCGTGGGCGGCTACACCACACCGTTCTCGATCATCCTTACGGTGCTCATCGGCTGGGCGGTGGCCTACGGCACGCTCTACGCGGTCGGCTCCCCCAATGTGCGCCCCACGGGCCAGAACCTGCTCGGCGGGCTGCGCCGGGTCGGCTTCAACCCGGTCAGCGCCATGCGCGCCGAGGAGCCCGAGGACGAGCACGGCGGCCACGGCGACCGGAGCCGCCGCTATCTGGTCACCCTGGAGGACGGCCCGCCCCTGGACGTCACCGTGGTCGACCGGGAGCAGCAGGCCCAGGGCTTCTTCTACGGCGTCTGGCAGCGGCTGACCCTGCGGACGATCACCCCGCCGCGCAGCCTCCAGTCGCTGCGCCAGGCCCTGGAGCAGGAGGCGCTGCTCGCCTACGCGGCCATCGCGGCCGGGGCCAACGCGGCCAAGCTGATCGCCACCTCCGAGCTGGGCCCGGACGCCGTGATGCTGGTCTACGAGCATGTCGGCGGACGTCCGCTGCACGCCCTGCCGGACGAGGCGATCACCGACGAGCTGCTGGCCGGGGCCTGGCACCAGGTCCAGGCGCTCCAGTCGCGGAGGATCGCCCACCGGCGGCTGGACAGCGACGCCCTCCTGGTCGACCGCAACGGCACGGTCATCCTCACCGATCTGCGCGGCGGTGAGATCGCGGCCGGTGACGTGGTGCTGCGGATGGACGTCGCACAGCTGCTGACCACCCTGGGCCTGCGCGTGGGCGCCGAGCGCTCCGTGGCCGCCGCGGTGGCGGTCCTCGGCCCGGACGCGGTCGCCGACAGCCTGCCGCTGCTGCAGCCCCTGGCGCTCGGCCGGGGCACCCGCGCGACCCTGCGGCAGCTCGCGCGCGAGCGCGCCCAGCGCCAGCGGGACGCCGTCCTGGAGGCCTCCCACGCCGCCAAGGAGGCCAAGGAGGCGCGGGAGGCCGAGGAGACGGCCCAGGAGGCCGGGGCCACGGAGGCGGCCACCAGCGACCGCAGGACCAGCAAGGCCGAGAAGCAGGCGGAGAAGCGCGCCATAGAAGAGGCGATGGAGGACGCCCGCGAGGAGGATCTGCTCTCCCAGATCCGACAGCAGGTGCTGCTGGTGAGGCCGCAGGCGCCGATAGAGCCCGAGCGGCTGGAGCGCATCAAGCCGCGCACCCTGGTCAGCTTCTGCGCCGGGGCCTTCGCCGCCTACTTCCTGCTCTCCCAGTTCACCCATCTCAAGCTGGGCGCCCTGGTCGGCGAGGCCAACTGGATCTGGGTCGTCTTCGCGCTCGTCTTCTCCGCGCTCACCTATCTGGCCGCGGCACTGAGCCTGCTCGGCTTCGTCCCGGAGAAGGTGCCGCTGCCGCGGACGGTGCTGGCGCAGGTCGCCGCCTCGTTCGTGAAGCTGGTGGCGCCCGCGGCGGTCGGCGGCGTCGCCCTCAACACCCGCTTCCTGCAGCGCGCGGGGGTGCGGCCGGGGCTCGCGGTGGCCAGCGTGGGCGCCTCCCAGCTGTTCGGGCTCGCCAGCCATATCGTGCTGCTGCTGACCTTCGGCTACATCACCGGCACCGAGCGCACCCCGGCGCTCTCGCCGTCCCGGACGGTGATCGCCGGGCTGCTGACGGCCGCCGTGCTGGTCCTGGTGGTGACCGCGATCCCCGTCCTGCGGAAGTTCGTGTCCACCCGGGTGCGGTCGCTGTTCGCGGGCGTCGTCCCGCGCATGCTGGACGTGCTGCAGCGGCCCAAGAAGCTGCTCACCGGCATCGGCGGCACCCTGCTGCTGACCGCCGCCAACGTGATGTGCCTCGACTCCGCGATCCGGGCGTTCGGCGGAGAGCTGAGCTACGCGAGCATCGCCGTCGTCTTCCTCGCGGGCAACGCCCTGGGGTCGGCGGCGCCCACCCCCGGCGGTGTGGGCGCGGTCGAGGCCGCCCTGATCGCGGGTCTGACCTTCGCCGGGCTGCCGTACGAGACCGCCGCGCCCGCGGTGCTGCTCTTCCGGCTGATGGTCTTCTGGCTGCCGGTGCTGCCCGGCTGGGTGGCCTTCACCCACCTCACCCGCAAAGAGGCGCTGTAG
- a CDS encoding alpha/beta hydrolase has product MSRPLRLGALSTALLLAVLAAGCGGGGGRPDTSAHQKLNWSSCPAPSPDQDAAATKAPGGQWECATLHAPLDYRKPHGRTIGIAMIRAKATDRRHRIGSLIFNFGGPGGSGVATLPALANSYKQLRTRYDLVSFDPRGVGRSSGVRCLGDRQLDAYYAADSTPDNKAEVQSQLRRVKTYAAACEKNSGPILPYVGTTNAARDMDLMRGVLGDKKMHYFGVSYGTELGGVYAHLFPKKVGRALFDGVVDPMQTPEQGALAQAKGFQRALSDYLKACTKSTVSSCPTQPRIRTLLKRLDSRPVRGYGGRKLTESLADGGIAQSLYSRDYWQYLTQGIAGAQQGDGRILLALGDALNGRGPDGHYSTLQSALTAITCADFKQRYTVADIERKLPTFRKVSPVFGDMMAWGLTQCTDWPVRGAWTTPDVSAKGAAPILVVGNTGDPATPYEGAGRMAKELGPGVGVELTYKGEGHGAYDGGNACVRKTVNAYLLQGKVPEKGKVCG; this is encoded by the coding sequence GTGTCCCGACCTCTGCGCCTCGGTGCGCTGTCCACCGCCCTGCTGCTGGCCGTCCTGGCCGCCGGATGCGGTGGCGGCGGCGGACGGCCGGACACCTCGGCCCACCAGAAGCTGAACTGGTCCAGCTGCCCCGCCCCCTCCCCGGACCAGGACGCGGCCGCCACCAAGGCCCCGGGCGGGCAGTGGGAGTGCGCGACGCTCCACGCACCGCTGGACTACCGCAAGCCGCACGGCCGGACCATCGGCATCGCCATGATCCGCGCCAAGGCCACCGACCGGCGCCACCGGATCGGCTCGCTCATCTTCAACTTCGGCGGCCCCGGCGGTTCGGGCGTGGCCACCCTCCCGGCCCTCGCCAACAGCTACAAGCAGTTGCGCACCCGCTACGACCTGGTCAGCTTCGATCCGCGCGGCGTCGGCCGCAGCAGCGGGGTGCGCTGCCTCGGGGACCGGCAGCTCGACGCCTACTACGCCGCCGACTCCACCCCGGACAACAAGGCCGAGGTGCAGAGCCAGCTCCGCCGGGTCAAGACCTACGCCGCCGCCTGCGAGAAGAACTCCGGCCCGATCCTGCCCTACGTCGGCACCACCAACGCCGCCCGCGACATGGACCTCATGCGCGGCGTCCTCGGCGACAAGAAGATGCACTACTTCGGCGTCTCCTACGGCACCGAACTCGGCGGCGTCTACGCCCATCTGTTCCCGAAGAAGGTGGGGCGCGCCCTCTTCGACGGGGTCGTGGACCCCATGCAGACACCCGAGCAGGGCGCGCTCGCCCAGGCCAAGGGGTTTCAGCGCGCCCTGAGCGACTATCTGAAGGCGTGCACCAAGAGCACCGTCTCCAGCTGCCCCACCCAGCCCCGGATCCGCACGCTGCTGAAGCGGCTCGACAGCCGTCCGGTGCGCGGCTACGGCGGCCGGAAGCTGACCGAGTCCCTGGCCGACGGCGGCATCGCGCAGTCCCTGTACTCCCGGGACTACTGGCAGTACCTCACCCAGGGGATCGCGGGCGCCCAGCAGGGCGACGGCAGAATCCTGCTGGCCCTGGGCGACGCCTTGAACGGCCGCGGCCCGGACGGCCACTACAGCACCCTGCAGTCCGCGCTGACCGCCATCACCTGCGCCGACTTCAAGCAGCGCTATACGGTCGCCGACATCGAGCGGAAGCTGCCCACCTTCCGTAAGGTCTCCCCCGTCTTCGGCGACATGATGGCGTGGGGCCTGACGCAGTGCACCGACTGGCCGGTCCGCGGCGCCTGGACCACGCCCGACGTCAGCGCCAAGGGGGCCGCCCCGATCCTGGTCGTCGGCAACACCGGTGACCCGGCCACCCCGTACGAGGGCGCGGGGCGGATGGCGAAGGAGCTGGGGCCGGGGGTCGGGGTCGAGCTCACCTACAAGGGCGAGGGCCATGGGGCGTACGACGGCGGCAACGCCTGCGTCCGAAAGACCGTCAACGCCTATCTGCTGCAGGGCAAGGTGCCGGAGAAGGGCAAGGTCTGCGGCTAG
- a CDS encoding alpha/beta hydrolase, with protein sequence MPSSPRTIRTRALVSMTAMVALIAVAGCDGDGGSEQGKASAKPSAPAPAAPSGSGLPGSLTGQKLNWSSCPAPTAIQGTGEKPGDEWECATLKAPLDYAKPKGETIDLAMIRAKANGRGKRIGSLVFNFGGPGGSGVSSLPGFAAAYDTLRSRYDLVSFDPRGVGESAGVTCQSDKQIDASDSVDGTPDDDAEVKTAMADARAFIKGCQKRSGTVLAHVDTVSAARDMDLMRQVLGDDKLSYFGISYGTELGGVYAHLFPGRVGRAVLDAVVDPTEDPEQGSYGQAKGFQLALDNYLEDCAKKGAACPTGGDPAAGTDRIVDFLKRLDKKPLSTESGRKLTQDGALSGIAAALYDKESWKYLTLGLQEAIQLDEGNLLLAMADSMSGRDDDGHYSNINAANAAINCVDDRQRYTVTDVKAQLPRFRKASPVFGEYLAWGLLGCTDWPVEGTTDTPDVSAKGSAPILVVGNTGDPATPYEGARKMVEELGKGVGVEVTYRGQGHGAYNSGNACMTKTVNAYLLDGKVPASGTTCR encoded by the coding sequence ATGCCGAGTTCCCCACGCACCATACGGACCAGGGCGCTGGTCTCCATGACCGCCATGGTCGCCCTCATCGCCGTCGCGGGCTGCGACGGAGACGGGGGAAGCGAGCAGGGCAAGGCCTCGGCCAAGCCCTCGGCGCCGGCCCCGGCCGCGCCCTCGGGCTCCGGGCTGCCGGGCTCGCTCACCGGTCAGAAGCTCAACTGGTCGTCCTGCCCTGCCCCGACCGCGATCCAGGGCACCGGTGAGAAGCCCGGAGACGAGTGGGAATGCGCCACGCTCAAGGCGCCGCTCGACTACGCGAAGCCCAAGGGCGAGACCATCGATCTGGCCATGATCCGTGCCAAGGCGAACGGGCGGGGCAAGCGCATCGGCTCCCTGGTGTTCAACTTCGGCGGACCCGGCGGCTCCGGTGTCTCCTCGCTGCCCGGTTTCGCCGCCGCCTACGACACCTTGCGCTCCCGCTATGACCTGGTGAGCTTCGATCCGCGCGGGGTCGGGGAGAGCGCCGGGGTGACCTGCCAGAGCGACAAGCAGATCGACGCCTCCGACTCCGTCGACGGCACTCCGGACGACGACGCCGAGGTCAAGACGGCGATGGCGGACGCCAGGGCGTTCATCAAGGGCTGCCAGAAGCGTTCCGGCACGGTGCTCGCCCATGTGGACACCGTGAGCGCCGCCCGTGACATGGACCTCATGCGGCAGGTGCTCGGCGACGACAAGCTCTCGTACTTCGGCATCTCCTACGGCACCGAACTCGGCGGCGTCTACGCCCACCTCTTCCCCGGCCGGGTGGGACGCGCGGTCCTGGACGCCGTGGTCGACCCCACCGAGGACCCCGAGCAGGGCTCCTACGGCCAGGCGAAGGGGTTCCAGCTCGCGCTGGACAACTACCTCGAGGACTGCGCCAAGAAGGGCGCGGCCTGCCCGACCGGCGGCGATCCGGCGGCCGGCACGGACCGGATCGTCGACTTCCTGAAGCGGCTCGACAAGAAGCCGCTGTCCACCGAGAGCGGCCGCAAGCTCACCCAGGACGGGGCGCTGAGCGGGATCGCCGCCGCGCTCTACGACAAGGAGAGCTGGAAGTACCTGACGCTCGGGCTGCAGGAGGCGATCCAGCTCGACGAGGGCAATCTGCTGCTCGCGATGGCGGATTCCATGTCCGGCCGCGACGACGACGGCCACTACAGCAACATCAACGCCGCCAATGCCGCGATCAACTGCGTGGACGACAGGCAGCGTTACACGGTGACCGATGTGAAGGCGCAGCTGCCGCGCTTCCGCAAGGCGTCACCGGTCTTCGGCGAGTATCTGGCCTGGGGCCTGCTCGGCTGCACCGACTGGCCGGTGGAGGGCACCACGGACACCCCGGACGTCAGCGCCAAGGGCTCGGCGCCGATCCTCGTGGTCGGCAACACCGGCGACCCGGCCACCCCGTACGAGGGGGCGCGGAAGATGGTCGAGGAGCTGGGCAAGGGCGTGGGCGTCGAGGTCACCTACAGGGGGCAGGGCCATGGCGCGTACAACAGCGGCAACGCCTGTATGACGAAGACCGTGAACGCCTATCTGCTGGACGGGAAGGTGCCCGCGAGCGGCACGACCTGCCGGTAA
- the moeZ gene encoding adenylyltransferase/sulfurtransferase MoeZ has protein sequence MSLPPLVEPASELTVDEVRRYSRHLIIPDVGMDGQKRLKNAKVLCVGAGGLGSPALMYLAAAGVGTLGIVEFDEVDESNLQRQIIHSQSDIGRPKAESARDSVLGINPYVNVVLHEGRLEADNVMEIFSQYDLIVDGTDNFATRYLVNDACVLLNKPYVWGSIYRFDGQASVFWSEHGPCYRCLYPEPPPPGMVPSCAEGGVLGVLCASIGSIQVTEAIKVLTGTGDPLVGRLMIYDALEMTYRQVKVRKDPDCAVCGPNPTVTELIDYEAFCGVVSEEAQEAAAGSTITPKQLKEWIDDGESIDIIDVREPNEYEIVSIPGARLIPKNDFLMGGALQDLPQDKKIVLHCKTGVRSAEVLAVLKSAGFSDAVHVGGGVIGWVNQIEPDKPVY, from the coding sequence GTGTCGCTGCCACCGCTGGTCGAGCCGGCTTCCGAGCTCACCGTCGACGAGGTCCGCAGGTACTCACGCCATCTGATCATCCCGGATGTCGGGATGGACGGGCAGAAGCGGCTGAAGAACGCCAAGGTGCTCTGTGTGGGCGCGGGCGGCCTCGGCTCTCCGGCCCTGATGTACCTCGCCGCGGCCGGCGTGGGCACCCTCGGCATCGTGGAGTTCGACGAGGTCGACGAGTCCAACCTGCAGCGCCAGATCATCCACAGCCAGTCGGACATCGGCCGCCCCAAGGCGGAGTCCGCCCGTGACTCGGTCCTCGGCATCAACCCGTACGTCAACGTCGTGCTGCACGAGGGCCGCCTCGAGGCGGACAACGTGATGGAGATCTTCTCCCAGTACGACCTGATCGTGGACGGCACCGACAACTTCGCCACCCGCTATCTGGTCAACGACGCGTGCGTGCTGCTGAACAAGCCGTACGTCTGGGGTTCGATCTACCGCTTCGACGGCCAGGCGTCGGTCTTCTGGTCCGAGCACGGCCCCTGCTACCGCTGCCTGTACCCGGAGCCCCCGCCCCCCGGCATGGTCCCGTCCTGCGCCGAGGGCGGCGTGCTGGGCGTGCTGTGCGCCTCCATCGGCTCGATCCAGGTCACCGAGGCCATCAAGGTGCTCACCGGCACCGGGGACCCGCTGGTCGGGCGTCTGATGATCTACGACGCCCTGGAGATGACCTACCGCCAGGTCAAGGTCCGCAAGGACCCCGACTGCGCGGTCTGCGGTCCGAACCCGACCGTCACCGAGCTGATCGACTACGAGGCGTTCTGCGGTGTGGTGTCGGAGGAGGCCCAGGAGGCGGCCGCCGGTTCGACGATCACTCCCAAGCAGCTCAAGGAGTGGATCGACGACGGCGAGAGCATCGACATCATCGATGTCCGCGAGCCGAACGAGTACGAGATCGTCTCGATCCCCGGCGCCCGGCTGATCCCGAAGAACGACTTCCTGATGGGCGGCGCCCTCCAGGACCTGCCGCAGGACAAGAAGATCGTCTTGCATTGCAAGACGGGTGTCCGGTCGGCGGAGGTCCTGGCCGTCCTGAAGTCCGCGGGCTTCTCCGACGCCGTCCATGTGGGCGGCGGCGTGATCGGCTGGGTCAATCAGATCGAGCCCGACAAGCCGGTCTACTGA